A window of Chryseobacterium aquaeductus genomic DNA:
TCTGAGCTTCGTCAGTCTTGTTTAAAGCCTCTATAAGAACCGGATTTGTAGAATAATTGGTTAAATCATTTACCAAATCTCTCTGGTTGATCTCCAATAGAACATTGATCCCACCCTTAAGGTCTAGACCAAGTTTCATCTCTTTGTCTTTAGCTTTAGCATAAGAAAGTTCTGTAAACCCAAGATTGAGAGTCTCTCCTTTTAATCTTTTGATTTCTTTCTCGTTTCCATTCGCAGCTTCGATTTGCGATTCAATCTTACTTGCGTACCAGGTTGGTAATAGCTCATTTAAGCAAATTAACCCTAGTACAATAGCAACAATTGTAATAAGTCCTTTTCCTTGCATTTTGTTATAACTACGTTAAATTAAGTCGGCAAATATAATGATTTTATTGATATTTTATGAATTTTTAAGAGCAGAAATCGTTTATTTTCAGACATATCTGCTTTTACCTCTCATCGAAAATTTAATAGTTTTCGGGATCCATGATAATGAAATATAAAATGTCTTTTGGTATGAAATTTTCATTAAACATAATGCACTAAATATCAAAATATTATGAAAAAACTACTACTCTCGGCAATTTTATTATCTGCCATATGTTTTAACGCACAAAGTTTTACACTTACGCAGTTTGCAACAGGTTTATCAAGTCCTGTTGAGATTACTCACGCAAACGATAGCCGTTTGTTTGTAGTACAGCAAAACGGAATCATTAAAATCATTCAGCCAAACGGTACGGTGAATGCAGCTGACTTCCTGAATATCAGTTCTAAAGTGAATTTCGGAGGAGAAAGAGGTCTCTTAGGTCTAGCCTTCCACCCACAATATGCAACCAACGGATATTTTTTTGTTTACTATAACAATTCTGCAGGAAACATCATTGTAGCAAGATATTCGGTGAGCACTACCAACCCAAATGTGGCAAATGATACAACGGAAAAAATAATTCTGAATATTCCTAAGCCATTTGATAATCACAACGGAGGAAGTATGCATTTTGCTCCAGATGGAAATTTGTGGGTCGTGACGGGTGATGGCGGAAGCGGCGGTGACCCTAATAATAACGGTCAGAATAAAAATTCTCTTTTAGGAAAAATGCTAAGAATTGACATCAACTCTACTGGTCCGTATAATATTCCTACAGGAAATCCCTTTGTAGGAGCAGGAATTGACGGCGCAGACGAAGTGTGGTCTTACGGTTTACGAAATGCCTGGAAGTTTTCGTTTGACCGTACGGTAGGAAATGTCATGATCGCAGATGTGGGTCAAAATGCAATAGAAGAAATTAACAATATGCCTGTAGCTACAGCTGGTCTTAATTATGGTTGGCGTTGCTACGAAGGAAATAACGCTTACAATACAGCTGGCTGTGCACCTTCTTCATCAATGACTTTCCCGGTTTCTGTCTATGATCATTCAGGAGGAAAATGCTCTGTTACTGGTGGTTATGTTTACCGAGGAACTGTATCTCCGGGTCTTCAGGGAAAATACTTCTTTGCAGATTTTTGTTCTCAGCAGATCGGAACATTAGATTTAGCTTCCAATGTAATTACTTGGACGCCAGCTTTTACTAATAATAGTTTTTCTACGTTTGGAGAAGATAACCAAAAGGAATTATATGTTGCGGCTATAAATAATGGTACCATTTACAAAATTACATCTTCTACTCTTGGTGTGCAGGATAGTACATTTAAAGAATTCAGAATTCATCCAAATCCTGCTCATGAAAGAGTTTTTGTGGAAGGATTACTGACTAAGAATGCCCAAGTAGAACTGATAAGTACAGAAGGCAAAAAAGTGATCGACAGTGTAAAGTTGGATAGCGAAAACAGCTTCGATGTAACAGGAATTACACCCGGAGTTTATTACATCAACATAAAATCTCAAGATTTAAAAGAATTTAGTCAGAAATTAATAATTAAATAATTTCGTAAAATAAATTTGTTCTAAGCCTCAAAATTCTTTTTGGGGCTTTTTAAATAAAATACGATTAAACAGGAAAACGGAATCAATAGTAATAATCTTTGCTGCCATGAAAATCGTTCTTCTTCAATATGCAATAACGGATTAGGAATCATTGATACCAATAAGAAAGAAATTACAAAAAAAGGTAAGATCCAAAACGGTATTTTTTCTGTCGAAATTTGTTGCTTAAATTCTGAGTTTAAGATCCAATTTCCAAGAAATAAAATCATATAAGGGAAAGACCAGATTCTGTAGGTATCCCAGGCAATCGCATGAAGCAATAATGGAATTAAAGTGCAGATTATTAATAAAATAAGTATATAAAAATTGACCTTGATGAATTTTTTAAATATCAAAATCATCATTAAAAATAAAGGAATCCCATACAAAATAGTACATCTTGAAATAAAAAGTCTCTGAAAAAAACGACCACTTTCTTCTTTTAAATAATAGGTAAATTTTGAAGTATAAGCATTTGCGACCGAATCGGCAGTCACATCACTTATAAAGTTGATACTTTGCAAATAATTTAAAATCTCTGCGTACTGTGAGCCGCCAATTTCCTGATAATAAGAGATCGAAAATATTGTAACAAATGGAAGAAATAAAAAAAGACCTATTTTTTTGATAAATTGACTTTCAAAAAGATTTTTGAAGTTATGATTTTGATCTTTAAATTCAATCACCACTAGCGTAAATAAAGAGATTGGAAGCATCAGAAAAAATGACAATTCATGAATCAAGAGGGCAACAGAAATTAAAATAGAAGACAAAAAAATCAATTTCTTTTTAATAAAATAAACTGACAGAAAAGTCATTAAGAAGATCAAATGGTCAAAATAAGCAATCAAATCAGCGGTAAAAACAACGTATTGCGACAGAAAGAAAATTGTATAAAACAGTACATCGTAGTTGAATCTTTCTTTAGAAACATTTGTATATTTTATGGCTGTAAAAAGCACAACAACGTACAAACCTGCGAGAATGACAGCAGTTAACACCAAAATACTGAACTCGTTTTTCTCAAAAAAAAATCCGAAAATTTCTCCTGCAAGACCTCTTTTGATGAAACCTAATCTGTAATCGAGCATCCAATGTGCTTCTGACCATTCATTCGGAAGTCTAATTGATTTTAAAACACTGAAAACAAGTGCATAAAAATAGATGAGAATGATGAGAAGCTTTCGATTCATACACTAGATCGTCATTGAGAAAATTCTCGTTTCCGGTTTGTTTCTCATCATTCTGAGATCAAAAACCATAGCAACATTTCTGGTAAAAGCTCTCCCCTTTTCAGTGATTTTTATTTGATTATCATAAATTTCCACCAACCCATCTTTCTCCATTTCTTTCAGCATTTCAAAAGCATTTTCAAGCTCCGGAAAAGTATTTTGATTATCAAAAGTCGTTTCAAGCTGACACATTAAATTTAAAATATGTCTTCTTACAATCAAATCTTCTTCACTCAAAATATGACCTTTCACAACCGGAATTACACCTTCTTCTACCGTTTTTTGATATTCTTCCACCGTTTTTACATTCTGCGCAAAAGCATACCAAGAATCTGAAATTGCAGACATTCCCAAACCTACCATTAGCTGCGTATTGCTCGAAGTATATCCCATGAAATTTCTGTGAAGCTTTTTGTGAATCAAAGATTGATACAAATCATCGTGTTCCAGAGAAAAATGATCCATACCTACTTCAATATAACCAAGTTCTTCCAAAAGTCTTTTTCCGTCTTCGTAAAGGCGGCGTTTTTCTTCGCCACTTGGCAGATCATTTTCATCAAAACCTCTTTGTCCAACACCTTTTATCCAAGGGACATGAGCGTAAGAATAGAATGCCAAACGATCAGGTTTCAGTTCCATCGTTTTTCTGATGGTGTGTTCCATTGCTTCCCAACTTTGATGCGGAAGTCCGAACACCAAATCATGACTTACGCCTGTGTATCCTATTTCCCTTGCAATTTCGGTAACTTCTTTTACTTTTTCAAAAGGCTGAATTCTGTTAATTGCTTTCTGTACCTTCAAATCATAATCCTGAACACCAAAACTCGCTCTTCTGAAACCTAAATCATACAAAGTCTGCAAATGCTCTCTGGTTGTATTGTTCGGATGTCCTTCGAACGAAAACTCAGGATGTTCGGCAATTTCAACCGTTGAAAAAATTCCTTCCAACAAAGTTTTCAGATTCTGTGGAGAAAAAAATGTTGGAGTTCCTCCTCCCAAATGAAGTTCCTTTAATTTAGGCTTTTCATTAAAAAGCTGAAGATAAAGATTCCATTCTTTCAACACACTTTCCAGATACGGAATTTCTACGCTGTGCTGTTTTGTGATTCGTTTGTGGCAGGCACAAAAAGTGCATAATGCCTCGCAAAAAGGCAAATGAATGTAGATAGAAATTCCTTCTTTTGAATTTGTTTCTTTGAAAGACCTGATCACTGTTTCTTTCCATTTTTCAGGCAAAAAAGTGCTTTCATCCCAGTAAGGAACGGTAGGATAAGAAGTGTAACGAGGTCCGGGAATATTGTATTTATCGATTAAAGAGTTCATTCAGAAAATTTAAATAAAATTAAATCCTTGAAGGATTTGAACTGCAAAATTAACCATTACAGATGACTTTTTACTTATGAATTATATTAGGTCTAATTTTTATAATGAATCTAAATACTATGGCTTCAAATTCATTTTTACAATTCGGTCTTTTCCTGCAAAAACAACTGTATTATTGTCAATCCATTCACATACATAAAGACCTTTTTCATCAGAGATTTTCTTCCAGGTTTTTCCAAAATCTGAAGAGTAGCTGATGTGTCGATCTCCAACTGTAATAATTTCTTTTCCTTTTGAATTTGGTTTTATTTTCACACAAGTCGTATATCCGGCGTTTTTTCCGGAAGCCTGATTTTCCCAGGTTTCGCCACCATTGTGAGTAGTTGCAAGATTATTGATATTGGCGTCTTGTTTTGTGTAATCGCCACCGACTGCAATGCCGAATCTAGTTTTACTATCTAAATCCATACTATAAATCCCTGTGGAGGTTGTCCCGTTAACGAAATTCAATTCTTTTCCAAATAACTTTTCACCCATGTTATACGAATAAAATTGTCTTGATTTTTTACCGCCTGTTACAAACCAAAATTCTTTGTTGTTGAGATAAATATTAGTATTACTCGCTGCAAAAGCTGCTTCCTCATTTCCAATCTCATATTCCTTTTTACAGGGTAGAGTTACCCAATCTTTTCCACTGTTTGTAGTGACAAGAATATTCATGCATTTTCCATAAGGGTCTCCCAAAGCAACGCCATTTTCTCCGTCAAATGCAAGTGCATCATAAAAAGCGGTTTTCACTGTATCAGTATAAATAACTTCATGATTTAAAGTTTTTTTATCAACCTTAAAAAAATAAGCTGGACTTTCAATGTTAATTGCATAAAACGATTTTTTATCCTGCGCCAAAGTTCTGAATTGCAATTTCTTGTCAGATAATTTGATCTGCTTTTGCTTCTTTGGATTTTTTAAACCTACATATCCGAATTTTGAATCAGTTCCGCTGTACCAAACTTTGCCATCCCAGATTTCTATAGCTCTGATGCTGATTTTATCATTTAACAAGGTTTCAAAACTCACCTTTTGGGCAAGAAGAAAGGATCCAAAAAATAAAAAAAGGGTTGGTAAAAGTTTTGTCATAATAGTCAAATTTAATCAAAAAAAATTCCGCACGAAGCGGAATTTAAATTTATTCTTTATTGTCAATATTAATATCAACGTCTTCCAAAGGTTGTTGTTCAGCTTTGAACGTTTCACCATAACCACCGTTTTGCAGTTTTGAATTTCGCTTGCTGTAAAGGAAATAAATGATAAACCCAATAGCCAACCAACCCAAAGAGTACATTTGTGCTTCTTTGCTTAAGTTGAAAATTAAATATACGTTGATCGTTATTCCCAGACAAGCAATTACTGGCAAGGCAGGAACTCTGAAACTTCTCACTAAGT
This region includes:
- a CDS encoding PQQ-dependent sugar dehydrogenase, producing MKKLLLSAILLSAICFNAQSFTLTQFATGLSSPVEITHANDSRLFVVQQNGIIKIIQPNGTVNAADFLNISSKVNFGGERGLLGLAFHPQYATNGYFFVYYNNSAGNIIVARYSVSTTNPNVANDTTEKIILNIPKPFDNHNGGSMHFAPDGNLWVVTGDGGSGGDPNNNGQNKNSLLGKMLRIDINSTGPYNIPTGNPFVGAGIDGADEVWSYGLRNAWKFSFDRTVGNVMIADVGQNAIEEINNMPVATAGLNYGWRCYEGNNAYNTAGCAPSSSMTFPVSVYDHSGGKCSVTGGYVYRGTVSPGLQGKYFFADFCSQQIGTLDLASNVITWTPAFTNNSFSTFGEDNQKELYVAAINNGTIYKITSSTLGVQDSTFKEFRIHPNPAHERVFVEGLLTKNAQVELISTEGKKVIDSVKLDSENSFDVTGITPGVYYINIKSQDLKEFSQKLIIK
- the hemN gene encoding oxygen-independent coproporphyrinogen III oxidase, whose product is MNSLIDKYNIPGPRYTSYPTVPYWDESTFLPEKWKETVIRSFKETNSKEGISIYIHLPFCEALCTFCACHKRITKQHSVEIPYLESVLKEWNLYLQLFNEKPKLKELHLGGGTPTFFSPQNLKTLLEGIFSTVEIAEHPEFSFEGHPNNTTREHLQTLYDLGFRRASFGVQDYDLKVQKAINRIQPFEKVKEVTEIAREIGYTGVSHDLVFGLPHQSWEAMEHTIRKTMELKPDRLAFYSYAHVPWIKGVGQRGFDENDLPSGEEKRRLYEDGKRLLEELGYIEVGMDHFSLEHDDLYQSLIHKKLHRNFMGYTSSNTQLMVGLGMSAISDSWYAFAQNVKTVEEYQKTVEEGVIPVVKGHILSEEDLIVRRHILNLMCQLETTFDNQNTFPELENAFEMLKEMEKDGLVEIYDNQIKITEKGRAFTRNVAMVFDLRMMRNKPETRIFSMTI
- a CDS encoding WD40/YVTN/BNR-like repeat-containing protein, which translates into the protein MTKLLPTLFLFFGSFLLAQKVSFETLLNDKISIRAIEIWDGKVWYSGTDSKFGYVGLKNPKKQKQIKLSDKKLQFRTLAQDKKSFYAINIESPAYFFKVDKKTLNHEVIYTDTVKTAFYDALAFDGENGVALGDPYGKCMNILVTTNSGKDWVTLPCKKEYEIGNEEAAFAASNTNIYLNNKEFWFVTGGKKSRQFYSYNMGEKLFGKELNFVNGTTSTGIYSMDLDSKTRFGIAVGGDYTKQDANINNLATTHNGGETWENQASGKNAGYTTCVKIKPNSKGKEIITVGDRHISYSSDFGKTWKKISDEKGLYVCEWIDNNTVVFAGKDRIVKMNLKP